A genome region from Manis javanica isolate MJ-LG chromosome 3, MJ_LKY, whole genome shotgun sequence includes the following:
- the NDUFB4 gene encoding NADH dehydrogenase [ubiquinone] 1 beta subcomplex subunit 4, which translates to MSFPEYKPSRLASLPTTLDPAEYDVSSEARKAQAERLAIRSQLKREYLLQYNDPNRRVLIEDPALLRWTYARSANVYPNFRPTPKTSLLGALFGIGPLFFWYYVFKTERDRKEKLIQEGKLDRTFNISY; encoded by the exons ATGTCGTTCCCCGAGTATAAGCCGTCGCGTCTGGCCTCCTTGCCCACTACCCTCGACCCAGCTGAATACGACGTATCTTCGGAAGCCCGGAAAGCGCAAGCCGAGCGGTTGGCCATAAGGTCCCAGCTTAAAAGGGAGTACCTGCTTCAGTACAATGACCCCAACCGCCGAGTGCTCATT gAAGATCCTGCCTTGCTTCGTTGGACCTACGCAAGATCAGCAAATGTCTATCCTAATTTCAGACCTACTCCCAAGACCTCACTCTTAGGAGCTCTGTTTGGAATTGGGcccctcttcttctggtattacGTTTTCAAAACTGAAAGA GATAGGAAAGAAAAACTTATCCAGGAAGGAAAATTGGATCGAACATTTAATATCTCATACTAA